TGCGGCACGACCCGGCGGACGCCGACTGGGTCGGGCGGGACCGCTTCGTGCTGTCCGCCGGCCACTCGTCCCTGACCCTCTACACCCAGCTGTACCTGGCCGGCTTCGGCCTGGAGCTGGACGACCTGAAGTCCTTCCGCACGTGGGGGTCGAAGACCCCGGGTCACCCCGAGTACGGGCACACGACCGGTGTGGAGACGACGACCGGCCCGCTGGGGCAGGGTGTCGCGAACGCGGTGGGCATGGCGATGGCCGCCCGCTACGAGCGGGGCCTGTTCGACCCGGAGGCCCCCGAGGGCGAGTCGCCCTTCGACCACTTCATCTACTGCATCGCCGGTGACGGCTGTCTGCAGGAGGGCATCTCCGCCGAGGCGTCCTCGCTGGCCGGCCACCAGAAGCTGGGCAACCTGATCCTGCTGTGGGACGACAACCACATCTCGATCGAGGGCGACACGGAGACGGCCGTCTCCGAGGACACGGTGAAGCGGTACGAGGCCTACGGCTGGCACGTGCAGCGGGTCGAGCCGCAGGAGAACGGCGACCTGGACCCGGCGGCGATCTTCGAGGCCGTCCAGAAGGCCAAGGCCGTCACGGACCGGCCGTCGTTCATCGCGATGCGCTCGATCATCGCCTGGCCCGCCCCGAACGCGCAGAACACCGAGGCCGCCCACGGCTCGGCCCTGGGCGACGACGAGGTCGCGGCGACCAAGCGGGTCCTGGGCTTCGACCCGGAGCAGAGCTTCGAGGTCTCCGACGAGGTCATCACCCACACCCGCAAGGCGATCGAGCGGGGCCAGGCCGCCCGCGCGGTGTGGGAGAAGTCCTTCCAGCAGTGGCGGGACAACAACCCCGAGCGCGCCGCCGAGTACGACCGGGTCGCCAAGGGCGAGCTGCCGGCCGGCTGGGAGGAGAAGATCCCGGTCTTCGAGGTCGGCAAGGGCGTGGCCACGCGTGCCGCCTCGGGCAAGGTGCTCCAGGCGCTCGGCGCGGTGATCCCCGAGCTGTGGGGCGGCTCGGCCGACCTGGCCGGCTCGAACAACACCACGATCGACAA
This genomic stretch from Streptomyces sp. Go-475 harbors:
- the tkt gene encoding transketolase is translated as MSTKPTTTDLEWTELDQRAVDTARVLAADAVQKVGNGHPGTAMSLAPAAYTLFQKVMRHDPADADWVGRDRFVLSAGHSSLTLYTQLYLAGFGLELDDLKSFRTWGSKTPGHPEYGHTTGVETTTGPLGQGVANAVGMAMAARYERGLFDPEAPEGESPFDHFIYCIAGDGCLQEGISAEASSLAGHQKLGNLILLWDDNHISIEGDTETAVSEDTVKRYEAYGWHVQRVEPQENGDLDPAAIFEAVQKAKAVTDRPSFIAMRSIIAWPAPNAQNTEAAHGSALGDDEVAATKRVLGFDPEQSFEVSDEVITHTRKAIERGQAARAVWEKSFQQWRDNNPERAAEYDRVAKGELPAGWEEKIPVFEVGKGVATRAASGKVLQALGAVIPELWGGSADLAGSNNTTIDKTSSFLPADNPLPEADPYGRTIHFGIREHAMAAEMNGIALHGNTRIYGGTFLVFSDYMRNAVRLSALMHLPVTYVWTHDSIGLGEDGPTHQPVEHLASLRAIPGLNIVRPADANETAIAWREILRRWTKEFGKGQPHGLALTRQGVPTYEPNDDAARGGYVLFEAEGGEPEVILIATGSEVHVAVEAREQLQGAGVPTRVVSMPSVEWFEQQDQGYRDSVLPPSVRARVAVEAGVGLTWHKYVGDAGRIVSLEHFGASADGKVLFREFGFTAENVAAAARESIAAAQR